A genomic region of Clostridiaceae bacterium contains the following coding sequences:
- a CDS encoding pilus assembly protein TadB has protein sequence MIDYNQYIMSVREKIFYVITAAIVIFVIGLIFYRNCLIALLLCPLALFYPEIKRKEIIKRRKAELSIQFKDMLYSLSSSLSAGKSVELAIKDIVNDLEIIYPEADAYINQEIKWMIRNLEMNQPIELLFHDFAQRSGIDDIYNFSEVFSVANRAGGNLIEVIKNTSSIINDKIEIQQEIDIMLAEKKFEQRILNIIPILIILLLSIYAEDYIKPVFYTLPGRIVMTICLLLFIAAFLISKKISDIRV, from the coding sequence ATGATTGATTATAATCAGTATATCATGTCCGTAAGAGAAAAAATCTTTTATGTAATTACTGCAGCTATTGTTATATTTGTAATTGGATTAATATTTTACAGAAACTGTTTAATAGCCTTGTTACTATGTCCATTAGCATTGTTTTATCCGGAAATAAAAAGAAAAGAAATAATAAAAAGAAGAAAGGCAGAATTAAGTATTCAATTTAAAGATATGTTATATTCTCTTTCTTCATCACTTTCAGCGGGTAAATCTGTAGAACTGGCCATAAAGGATATAGTAAATGATCTTGAAATCATATATCCTGAGGCTGATGCCTATATTAATCAGGAAATAAAATGGATGATAAGAAACTTGGAGATGAACCAGCCAATAGAGCTTCTTTTTCATGATTTTGCCCAAAGGAGCGGAATAGATGATATTTATAATTTTTCTGAAGTTTTTTCTGTCGCTAATCGTGCCGGAGGAAATCTAATAGAAGTAATAAAAAATACCTCAAGTATAATCAATGACAAAATAGAAATACAGCAGGAAATTGACATCATGCTGGCAGAAAAGAAGTTTGAACAAAGAATTCTTAACATTATTCCCATACTGATTATCCTCTTGCTTTCCATATATGCTGAAGACTATATAAAACCTGTATTTTATACATTACCTGGCAGAATAGTAATGACCATATGCCTTCTGTTGTTTATTGCGGCTTTTTTAATTTCAAAAAAAATTTCAGATATAAGGGTGTAG